A genomic region of Syntrophus gentianae contains the following coding sequences:
- a CDS encoding Slp family lipoprotein, with protein sequence MGRWIAFPFAENGVAMIRGTRLLIFFSSFLIISTLFITGCNSVISKPVLDSVDRTITFPELKDHPERFLGKTVLFGGEIVTTTVKKGETWIEVVQKPLDRESQPRDTDQSEGRFLILFKGSLDPAIYVTGRKIAVAGEVQGKKVLPLSEMEYSYPVILPGECHVWQPAELYGGPRFGIGVGIGVGGVIR encoded by the coding sequence ATGGGACGTTGGATTGCCTTCCCTTTTGCCGAAAACGGGGTTGCCATGATTCGCGGAACACGCCTCTTGATCTTCTTCTCTTCATTCCTGATTATTTCTACCCTTTTCATAACGGGCTGTAACTCCGTTATCTCCAAACCGGTCCTGGACAGTGTGGATCGCACCATCACCTTTCCGGAGCTGAAGGACCATCCGGAACGTTTTCTCGGGAAGACCGTCCTCTTTGGCGGGGAGATTGTGACGACGACCGTCAAGAAAGGGGAAACCTGGATCGAGGTGGTCCAAAAGCCCCTGGATCGCGAGAGTCAGCCCAGGGATACGGACCAGAGCGAGGGCCGTTTTCTGATCCTGTTCAAGGGATCTTTAGATCCGGCGATCTATGTTACGGGAAGGAAGATTGCCGTTGCCGGCGAGGTTCAGGGGAAAAAGGTCCTTCCCCTCAGTGAGATGGAGTACAGCTATCCAGTCATCCTGCCGGGGGAATGCCATGTCTGGCAACCGGCGGAGCTTTATGGCGGACCCAGGTTCGGCATCGGCGTTGGTATCGGCGTAGGAGGTGTGATTCGATGA
- a CDS encoding lectin-like protein: MKRLFSIMLVLGVCLFALVGNGWSAPILYNGHYYELTSSTGTWGWCENEAVLKGGHLVTINDSTEESWLQSQFGRSYLWIGFTDQATEGTWVWISSEPVTYTNWAGGEPNNAGGEDYAVMNWSGIKWNDLNGSQCYYGIIETAPVPLPSALLLFAPGLAGIAALRRKFRHS, encoded by the coding sequence ATGAAAAGACTTTTCAGTATTATGCTTGTTTTAGGCGTTTGTTTATTCGCTTTGGTTGGAAATGGTTGGTCCGCACCGATTCTGTATAACGGACATTACTATGAATTGACCAGTTCAACAGGAACCTGGGGGTGGTGCGAAAACGAGGCGGTATTAAAGGGTGGCCATCTCGTAACCATCAACGATTCGACCGAGGAATCGTGGCTACAAAGCCAGTTTGGCAGGTCATATCTCTGGATCGGTTTTACCGACCAGGCTACAGAGGGAACATGGGTATGGATCTCAAGCGAACCGGTTACTTACACGAACTGGGCTGGAGGGGAACCCAACAACGCTGGTGGTGAAGATTATGCGGTTATGAACTGGTCAGGAATCAAATGGAATGACCTTAATGGGAGTCAATGCTATTACGGAATCATAGAGACGGCTCCCGTACCGCTGCCGTCTGCACTTCTCCTTTTTGCACCTGGCTTGGCAGGCATTGCGGCTCTCAGGAGAAAGTTCCGACATTCTTAG
- a CDS encoding type III pantothenate kinase — MLLVIDVGNTNTVLGVFDGEELVHDWRIRTVIEHTVDEYGMLMYNLYKSSKISSKAIQSIIISCVVPPMLHILERVCEKYFQVEPLIVGPGIKTGMPIFYDNPREVGADRIVNAVAVYEKYKKEAIVVDFGTATTFDYVSPKGEYMGGCIAPGIVISSEALFKRASKLPRVEFHTPKSIIAKDTVSSMQAGIIFGYAGLVDGIVARMKAEVQSNPLVIATGGLARVVQSEAKSIEIVDEMLTLEGLRLIYMRNC, encoded by the coding sequence ATGCTTTTAGTCATTGATGTGGGAAATACCAATACGGTTCTCGGGGTCTTCGACGGAGAAGAACTGGTTCATGACTGGCGGATTCGAACCGTCATCGAACACACCGTCGACGAGTACGGCATGCTCATGTACAACCTGTACAAATCCAGCAAGATCAGCTCAAAGGCGATTCAGAGCATCATCATCTCCTGTGTGGTGCCGCCGATGCTCCATATCCTGGAGCGGGTCTGTGAAAAATATTTTCAGGTCGAACCCCTGATCGTAGGCCCCGGGATCAAAACGGGGATGCCCATCTTTTACGATAATCCGCGGGAGGTCGGTGCGGACCGGATCGTCAATGCCGTGGCCGTTTATGAAAAGTACAAGAAGGAGGCGATCGTCGTCGATTTCGGAACGGCCACCACCTTTGACTATGTCTCGCCCAAGGGGGAGTATATGGGTGGATGCATTGCCCCGGGGATCGTGATCTCCAGTGAAGCCCTCTTCAAGCGGGCGTCCAAGCTGCCCCGGGTGGAGTTCCATACGCCGAAATCCATTATTGCCAAGGATACGGTGAGCAGTATGCAGGCGGGGATCATCTTCGGGTACGCCGGTCTCGTGGATGGCATTGTGGCCCGCATGAAGGCGGAGGTACAGTCCAATCCCCTGGTGATCGCCACGGGTGGGCTGGCAAGAGTCGTCCAAAGCGAGGCGAAAAGCATCGAAATCGTCGATGAAATGCTCACCTTGGAAGGGCTGCGTCTGATCTACATGAGGAACTGCTGA
- a CDS encoding biotin--[acetyl-CoA-carboxylase] ligase, whose protein sequence is MHDKTVQVLPSDLNEEALKERLQGKRIGRTVYFYPEIDSTNSVAFSLGHSGAGEGTVVIADSQSQGRGRLRRPWQSPPGSNLYTSILLKPPIEPAVAPQLTLLAGVAVADLLSEYCPGAIRLKWPNDVQIDGKKVCGILTEMRTAGHGIDYVVVGIGINVNIQKADFDEAFRDLATSLGVETGRVLSRLDLAVGLYDCFEACYVRYLAEGFAPLKEHWLKYARIVGEPIEVIFRDELQAGEVVGLDDNGALLLRGDDGLVSRVLAGDATVKKK, encoded by the coding sequence ATGCACGACAAGACCGTTCAAGTCCTGCCCTCGGATCTCAATGAGGAAGCCTTAAAGGAAAGACTTCAGGGAAAGCGGATCGGCCGGACCGTTTATTTCTATCCTGAGATTGACTCCACCAACAGTGTCGCCTTTTCCTTGGGACACTCCGGAGCAGGGGAAGGCACGGTCGTGATCGCCGATTCGCAGTCGCAGGGACGGGGCCGCCTGCGAAGACCCTGGCAATCTCCTCCGGGCAGCAATCTGTACACCTCCATCCTTCTGAAGCCTCCCATCGAACCGGCCGTTGCCCCTCAACTGACGCTTCTTGCGGGGGTGGCCGTGGCGGATCTTCTGTCGGAATACTGTCCGGGCGCTATTCGGCTCAAATGGCCCAACGATGTCCAGATCGACGGCAAAAAGGTCTGCGGCATCCTGACGGAGATGAGGACAGCCGGTCACGGGATCGATTATGTCGTCGTGGGGATCGGGATCAATGTCAACATTCAGAAAGCGGATTTTGACGAGGCCTTCCGGGACCTGGCGACATCCCTCGGTGTAGAGACGGGGCGGGTTCTCTCGCGCCTGGATCTCGCCGTAGGCCTTTATGACTGTTTTGAGGCGTGTTACGTCCGCTATCTGGCGGAAGGCTTTGCCCCTCTTAAGGAACACTGGCTTAAGTATGCCCGCATTGTCGGGGAACCCATCGAGGTGATTTTCCGGGACGAACTCCAGGCGGGAGAGGTGGTCGGGCTGGATGACAACGGCGCCCTGCTGCTCCGGGGCGATGACGGCCTGGTAAGTCGCGTACTTGCCGGCGATGCCACTGTGAAGAAAAAATAA
- the nadC gene encoding carboxylating nicotinate-nucleotide diphosphorylase, with protein MKLPIPKFMLESLIRSALAEDIGSGDVTTASVLTGQEKGQARVVAKSDLVVAGGGLFGEVFLLVDDQIQMKSCLPDGESVQRGQVVAEISGPLAGILIAERVALNFFQRMCGIATATRQYVQAVAGTKAKILDTRKTVPGLRILDKYAVRIGGGTNHRFGLSNCVLIKENHIEAAGGIGEAISRARQAASHTLKIEVEVKNFQELDEALAARADIIMLDNMSIPDMREAVLKVNGTVPLEASGNVTLTTVRQIAETGVDYISSGALTHSVKAADLSLLVSSSG; from the coding sequence ATGAAGCTTCCCATACCAAAATTCATGCTGGAGAGCCTGATCCGGTCCGCTCTGGCGGAAGACATCGGTTCCGGGGATGTCACCACGGCCTCTGTGTTGACCGGGCAGGAAAAGGGACAGGCGCGGGTTGTGGCCAAATCGGACCTGGTGGTGGCCGGGGGGGGCCTCTTTGGCGAGGTTTTTCTCCTCGTCGATGACCAGATTCAGATGAAATCCTGTCTGCCGGACGGAGAATCGGTCCAGCGGGGTCAGGTGGTCGCCGAGATTTCCGGCCCTCTGGCGGGCATCCTGATTGCGGAGCGGGTGGCCCTGAATTTCTTCCAGCGGATGTGCGGCATTGCCACGGCAACCCGGCAATATGTCCAGGCCGTTGCCGGTACAAAGGCGAAGATTCTCGATACCCGCAAGACCGTTCCCGGCTTGCGCATCTTGGATAAATACGCCGTGCGGATCGGCGGAGGCACGAATCACCGTTTCGGCCTCAGCAACTGCGTTTTGATCAAGGAGAATCACATCGAGGCGGCGGGCGGCATCGGCGAAGCAATTTCCCGGGCCCGGCAGGCGGCCTCCCATACCCTGAAGATTGAAGTGGAAGTGAAAAATTTTCAGGAACTGGATGAGGCCCTGGCGGCGAGAGCGGATATCATCATGCTGGACAACATGAGCATCCCGGACATGCGGGAGGCAGTCCTGAAGGTGAACGGAACGGTTCCCCTGGAGGCCTCGGGAAATGTCACCCTGACGACCGTTCGGCAGATTGCGGAAACAGGGGTGGATTACATCTCCTCAGGGGCCCTGACGCATTCGGTGAAGGCGGCGGACCTCTCGCTGCTCGTGAGTTCTTCGGGGTGA
- a CDS encoding valine--tRNA ligase, whose amino-acid sequence MDKGSLNKAYEPQEVEERWYQYWLDSGFFHAEDEGEKPPFAIVIPPPNVTGILHMGHALNNTLQDVIVRFKRMQGYNALWMPGMDHAGIATQNVVEQELAREGLTRHDLGREKFIERVWEWKAKFGGVIINQLKRLGCSCDWDRQRFTMDEGLSRAVREVFVRLYNEDLIYQGDYIVNWCPRCHTAISDLEVEYKEEAGSLWNIRYPLADGGGEIIVATTRPETMLGDTAVAVHPDDVRYKDLVGKDVILPLVNRRIPIIADDYVTMEFGSGAVKITPSSDPADFAMAERHSLEIINIMDGSAAINENGGPYQGQDRYECRKNVVADLEKQGYLVGVEPYMHNVGQCYRCKTDIEPAVSKQWFVKIKPLAKSAISAVVKGKTRIVPPMWEATYYEWMNNIRDWCISRQIWWGHRIPVWYCDSCGKMIVSTEDPDACPDCGNASLRQEEDVLDTWFSSALWPFTTLGWPDSTPALKTFYPTSLLITGFDILFFWVARMMMMGKYIMHDVPFRDVYLHALVRDEKGEKMSKSKGNSIDPLDMIDKYGTDAFRFTLAAFSAQGRDVRMSEERIEGYKFFVNKIWNAARFSLMNLEDYPVEGAAGGTMQKSLKDRWILSRLQRATGEVIRSLNEYRFNDAAAAVYSFFWHEFCDWYLELAKPTLYGKETPAERLAAQSTLKEVLQGGLKLLHPFMPFVTEEIWQKLSQDGTSIMVSSFPVVNEGLVDEEAEREMALVMEVVTSIRNIRGEMGIAPSKKLRVILSAPQEKDKALMTAAQSNILNLAGLTELDIQGDMEEPKGVATGVVGSMRVFVLLEGLINIAEEKARLEKEMAKVEKDLAQVSRKLANRDFQEKAAEAVIRKEEEKHKVLREKHLLLKAAFKKFQIMEEG is encoded by the coding sequence ATGGACAAAGGGTCTTTAAACAAAGCGTATGAACCTCAGGAAGTTGAGGAACGATGGTATCAATACTGGTTGGATTCGGGTTTTTTTCATGCTGAGGACGAGGGGGAGAAACCGCCTTTCGCCATTGTAATCCCGCCGCCCAATGTGACGGGTATTCTCCACATGGGGCATGCCCTGAACAACACACTGCAGGATGTGATCGTCCGCTTCAAGCGGATGCAGGGGTATAACGCCCTCTGGATGCCGGGAATGGATCACGCGGGCATCGCCACCCAGAATGTGGTGGAGCAGGAACTGGCCCGAGAAGGGCTGACGCGCCATGATCTCGGCCGGGAGAAGTTCATCGAGCGGGTCTGGGAATGGAAGGCCAAGTTCGGCGGGGTCATCATCAATCAGTTGAAACGGCTGGGGTGCTCCTGCGACTGGGACCGGCAACGCTTTACCATGGATGAGGGCCTTTCGCGGGCCGTGCGGGAAGTCTTCGTCCGCCTTTATAACGAAGATCTGATTTATCAGGGGGATTACATCGTCAACTGGTGCCCCCGCTGCCATACCGCCATCTCCGATCTGGAAGTGGAATATAAGGAGGAGGCCGGTTCCCTCTGGAACATCCGCTATCCCCTGGCCGACGGCGGCGGCGAGATCATCGTGGCGACCACCCGTCCCGAAACCATGCTGGGCGACACGGCCGTGGCCGTGCATCCCGATGATGTCCGCTACAAGGATCTCGTCGGCAAGGACGTGATTCTTCCCCTGGTGAACCGGAGGATTCCCATTATCGCCGATGATTACGTGACCATGGAATTCGGCTCCGGTGCGGTGAAAATCACCCCGTCCTCCGATCCCGCCGACTTCGCCATGGCGGAACGGCATTCGCTGGAAATCATCAACATCATGGACGGCAGCGCCGCCATCAACGAGAACGGCGGCCCCTACCAGGGGCAGGACCGCTACGAATGCCGGAAGAACGTCGTAGCCGATCTGGAGAAGCAGGGCTATCTGGTCGGCGTTGAACCGTACATGCACAACGTGGGGCAGTGTTACCGCTGCAAGACCGACATCGAGCCCGCCGTTTCCAAACAGTGGTTCGTCAAGATCAAACCCCTGGCCAAATCGGCCATCAGCGCCGTGGTCAAGGGGAAAACCCGGATTGTCCCGCCCATGTGGGAAGCGACCTACTACGAGTGGATGAACAACATCCGCGATTGGTGCATCTCCCGCCAGATCTGGTGGGGACACCGCATCCCCGTCTGGTATTGCGACTCCTGCGGCAAGATGATCGTCTCCACGGAGGATCCCGATGCCTGCCCCGATTGCGGAAATGCATCCCTCCGTCAGGAGGAGGACGTCCTGGATACGTGGTTTAGCTCCGCCCTCTGGCCCTTTACCACCCTGGGCTGGCCGGACTCGACGCCTGCCCTGAAGACCTTCTATCCCACCTCACTCTTGATCACCGGGTTCGACATCCTCTTCTTCTGGGTGGCCCGGATGATGATGATGGGGAAATACATCATGCACGACGTTCCCTTCCGGGATGTTTATCTCCATGCCCTGGTGCGTGATGAAAAGGGGGAGAAGATGAGCAAGTCCAAGGGGAACAGCATCGATCCCCTGGATATGATCGACAAGTATGGAACCGATGCCTTCCGCTTCACCCTGGCCGCTTTTTCCGCCCAGGGAAGGGATGTCCGGATGTCCGAGGAGCGCATCGAAGGCTACAAATTCTTCGTGAACAAGATCTGGAATGCCGCCCGTTTTTCCCTCATGAATCTGGAGGATTATCCCGTCGAAGGGGCCGCAGGCGGCACAATGCAGAAATCCCTGAAAGACCGCTGGATTTTAAGCCGGCTTCAGCGGGCTACCGGCGAGGTCATCCGTAGTCTGAATGAATACCGGTTCAATGACGCTGCCGCCGCCGTTTATTCCTTCTTCTGGCATGAGTTCTGTGACTGGTATCTGGAGCTGGCCAAACCAACTCTCTATGGCAAGGAAACACCGGCAGAGCGCCTGGCGGCCCAGTCCACCCTGAAAGAGGTCCTCCAGGGCGGCCTGAAGCTGCTCCATCCCTTCATGCCTTTCGTGACGGAAGAGATCTGGCAGAAGCTCTCTCAGGACGGGACTTCCATCATGGTCAGTTCCTTCCCCGTGGTGAATGAAGGGCTGGTCGATGAAGAGGCGGAGCGGGAGATGGCCCTGGTCATGGAGGTGGTCACCTCCATTCGGAATATCCGGGGAGAGATGGGAATTGCTCCCTCCAAGAAGCTCCGCGTGATTCTTTCCGCACCTCAAGAGAAAGATAAAGCGTTGATGACGGCGGCGCAGAGCAACATCCTCAATCTGGCCGGTCTGACAGAGCTTGACATCCAGGGCGATATGGAAGAGCCCAAGGGCGTGGCGACAGGGGTCGTTGGCTCCATGCGCGTCTTTGTGCTGCTGGAAGGTCTGATCAATATCGCCGAAGAGAAGGCCCGGCTGGAAAAGGAAATGGCTAAGGTGGAAAAAGACCTGGCTCAGGTTTCCCGGAAACTGGCCAACCGCGATTTCCAGGAGAAAGCAGCGGAGGCCGTCATCCGCAAAGAGGAAGAGAAACACAAGGTCCTGCGGGAGAAACATCTCCTATTGAAAGCGGCATTCAAGAAATTTCAGATCATGGAAGAAGGGTAG
- the miaA gene encoding tRNA (adenosine(37)-N6)-dimethylallyltransferase MiaA, translated as MRETEKPCLLVVMGPTAVGKTGTAIALAKLCDGEIVSADSMQVYRHMDIGTAKPTPAEQGLVPHHLIDIVNPDEAFSAASYMERARAAIADLHRQGKGIVVAGGTGLYIRALLGGLFDGPGADEVLRRFYAAILEREGKPGLYEILKSKDSRAAATIHPNDAARMVRALEVLELTGVSIVDQQQDHGFAQRPYKVLKIGLRVERPLLYERIEARTDQMMAQGFLEEVQRLLEMGFSEDLKPMQALGYRQLVRVLKGTLELEEAVRSIKRETRHYAKRQLTWFGADPEISWFDAGDREGIVRSAGRFLGEKSL; from the coding sequence ATCAGAGAGACGGAAAAGCCCTGCCTTCTCGTGGTGATGGGTCCCACCGCCGTGGGCAAAACCGGGACGGCCATCGCCCTGGCGAAGCTCTGTGACGGGGAAATCGTCAGCGCCGATTCCATGCAGGTTTATCGCCATATGGATATCGGAACGGCGAAACCGACACCCGCCGAACAAGGCCTGGTTCCTCACCATCTCATCGATATCGTGAATCCCGATGAGGCCTTCAGCGCGGCATCCTATATGGAACGGGCCAGGGCCGCCATCGCCGATCTCCATCGGCAGGGGAAGGGGATCGTTGTGGCCGGGGGCACGGGACTTTATATCCGGGCCCTTCTGGGGGGACTCTTCGACGGGCCAGGCGCCGACGAGGTTTTGCGCCGTTTCTATGCCGCCATTCTGGAACGGGAGGGCAAACCCGGCCTTTACGAGATATTGAAATCGAAGGACAGCCGCGCTGCGGCGACCATCCATCCCAACGATGCGGCACGGATGGTCCGGGCTCTGGAAGTCCTCGAACTGACCGGCGTCTCGATCGTGGATCAGCAGCAGGATCACGGTTTCGCCCAGCGGCCCTACAAAGTCCTGAAAATAGGTCTGCGGGTGGAACGTCCCCTTCTCTATGAGCGCATTGAGGCGAGAACGGATCAGATGATGGCGCAGGGCTTCCTCGAAGAAGTTCAGCGCCTCCTGGAGATGGGGTTTTCCGAGGACCTCAAGCCGATGCAGGCCCTGGGCTACCGGCAGTTGGTCCGGGTCCTGAAAGGAACCCTTGAGCTTGAGGAGGCCGTGCGTTCAATAAAACGGGAAACCCGGCATTACGCCAAGCGCCAGCTGACCTGGTTCGGCGCTGATCCGGAGATCTCCTGGTTTGACGCCGGGGACAGGGAGGGAATCGTGCGGTCTGCCGGACGCTTTCTGGGGGAGAAATCCCTCTAA
- the mutL gene encoding DNA mismatch repair endonuclease MutL — protein MKSRIHLLPETLTHRIAAGEVVERPASIVKELVENAVDAGATEITVELEQGGCGLIRVTDNGGGINAEDVSLAFARHATSKISEFDDLYRVRSFGFRGEALASIASISRTELVSRTPDVLAGVRIIVEAGEILEITEAGCPVGTTVTVSRIFDSVPVRKKFLKAETTERAYCLDVITRMALANSDVRIRVLAKGRELFSYPATHRLAERIALVLGSGDADRMQPIESSRDGLRIYGFASRPDFTCATTRQIYAFVNRRYVKDYLLNHAVMTAYRRVIEPRRYPAVVLYVDPDPADVDVNVHPAKLEVRFRQPRLVYETIVEALSSMLRDVGPFSSGLLPAGPVGTETKPFSNEEYSSRVSEALKRYSLASGSRKLMFGSRAEVSTGIGSGTRSEIPMTSPTGQPGPGREGSPALDLFESAPAPHRASSSPVFTDLLYAGSLWDTYLIFPSPEGMILIDQHAAHERVLFEKIKNGAHSGKPVIQGLLLPEVLSLAKPDFERLSDLIPLLEQTGIEVEPFGSDAVIVKALPALLAHLEVGSLVRDLISDFTEKEGALSLEEKRDKIYAFLACRGAVKAGKQLTREEVVQLCRDLDATPFAATCPHGRPVYVLYPQREIERMFKRR, from the coding sequence TTGAAAAGCAGAATTCACCTCCTTCCCGAAACGCTGACCCACAGAATCGCCGCCGGCGAGGTGGTGGAAAGACCAGCGTCCATCGTCAAGGAACTTGTAGAAAACGCCGTGGATGCCGGGGCCACGGAGATCACTGTCGAACTGGAGCAGGGAGGCTGCGGATTAATCCGGGTGACCGACAACGGCGGCGGAATCAACGCCGAGGATGTTTCCCTGGCCTTTGCCCGTCACGCCACCAGCAAAATCTCGGAGTTCGACGATCTCTACCGTGTACGATCCTTCGGCTTCCGGGGAGAAGCGCTGGCGAGCATTGCCTCCATTTCGCGAACGGAACTGGTTTCCCGCACCCCCGATGTCCTCGCCGGAGTGCGGATCATTGTGGAAGCGGGAGAGATCCTTGAAATCACGGAAGCCGGCTGTCCCGTCGGCACCACCGTGACGGTAAGCCGGATCTTTGATTCCGTGCCCGTGCGGAAGAAATTTCTCAAAGCGGAGACAACGGAACGGGCCTATTGTCTTGATGTGATCACCCGAATGGCTTTGGCCAATTCCGATGTCCGAATCCGGGTCCTCGCCAAAGGTCGCGAGCTGTTCTCCTATCCGGCGACGCATCGCCTGGCGGAGCGGATCGCCCTCGTCCTCGGGAGCGGGGACGCCGACCGGATGCAGCCGATTGAAAGCAGCCGTGACGGACTCCGGATTTATGGCTTTGCCTCCCGTCCCGACTTTACCTGTGCGACGACGCGGCAGATCTACGCTTTTGTCAATCGGCGCTATGTCAAGGATTATCTTCTGAACCATGCGGTCATGACGGCCTACCGGCGGGTCATCGAGCCGCGGCGCTATCCGGCGGTGGTGCTCTATGTCGATCCGGACCCGGCCGACGTGGATGTGAACGTCCATCCCGCGAAGCTGGAGGTGCGCTTCCGGCAGCCCCGGCTCGTCTATGAAACGATCGTCGAGGCTCTGTCCTCGATGCTGCGGGATGTTGGACCGTTTTCTTCCGGCCTGCTGCCCGCGGGACCGGTTGGAACGGAGACAAAGCCTTTTTCGAATGAAGAGTATTCCTCCAGAGTCTCCGAAGCGTTGAAGCGTTACTCCCTGGCCTCGGGAAGTCGAAAACTGATGTTTGGGAGCAGGGCAGAGGTCAGCACGGGGATTGGCTCCGGGACCAGATCGGAAATTCCAATGACTTCGCCGACTGGGCAACCCGGACCGGGAAGAGAGGGCTCTCCAGCTCTTGATCTGTTCGAGTCAGCTCCCGCACCGCACCGGGCTTCCTCCTCTCCGGTTTTTACCGATCTCCTCTATGCCGGATCCCTGTGGGATACCTATCTGATTTTCCCCTCCCCCGAAGGGATGATCCTGATTGACCAGCATGCCGCTCATGAACGGGTCCTCTTTGAAAAGATAAAAAACGGGGCGCACAGTGGGAAGCCCGTTATACAGGGACTTCTGCTTCCCGAGGTTCTGAGCCTGGCCAAACCGGATTTTGAGAGGCTTTCCGACCTGATCCCTCTTCTGGAGCAGACCGGTATTGAAGTGGAGCCCTTCGGCAGTGACGCCGTGATCGTCAAGGCCCTGCCGGCCCTGTTGGCGCATCTTGAGGTGGGGAGCCTTGTGAGGGACCTGATTTCAGATTTCACAGAGAAAGAGGGCGCGCTTTCCCTCGAGGAAAAAAGGGATAAAATTTATGCCTTTCTGGCCTGCCGTGGAGCAGTCAAGGCCGGAAAGCAACTGACCCGCGAGGAGGTGGTTCAGTTATGCCGGGATCTGGACGCCACCCCTTTTGCCGCGACGTGTCCGCACGGAAGACCGGTCTATGTCCTGTACCCACAGCGGGAGATCGAAAGGATGTTCAAACGCCGGTAA
- the panB gene encoding 3-methyl-2-oxobutanoate hydroxymethyltransferase, whose translation MNRKKVTIAELQEKKQKKQKITMLTAYDYPTARILDQAGIDTVLVGDSGGMVALGYESTVPVTMEEMLFMSKAVARGIKSAFVIADMPFMSYQASDEKAVENAARFIKEAGCDAVKLEGGSEFASTVRAIVRAGIPVCAHIGLTPQTATMLSGFKVQGKDAEGARRLIQAAKDLEEAGAFMIVFECIPHSLAAKITEALKIPTIGIGAGKDCDGQVLVYHDTVGLFERFIPKFAKQYIQLTPIIRDAVTQYKTEVEAGTFPGPEHVFTMNQEELDKLY comes from the coding sequence ATGAACAGGAAAAAAGTGACCATTGCTGAATTGCAGGAAAAGAAACAGAAGAAACAGAAGATCACCATGCTCACGGCTTATGATTATCCGACCGCAAGGATATTGGATCAAGCAGGGATCGACACGGTCCTCGTTGGAGATTCAGGGGGCATGGTTGCCCTTGGGTATGAGTCAACCGTCCCTGTGACCATGGAGGAGATGTTATTCATGTCCAAAGCGGTTGCAAGGGGCATCAAGAGCGCCTTTGTTATTGCAGACATGCCTTTCATGTCCTATCAGGCAAGTGATGAGAAGGCGGTCGAAAACGCCGCGCGTTTTATCAAAGAGGCCGGATGTGATGCCGTGAAATTGGAAGGAGGAAGTGAATTTGCCTCCACCGTCAGGGCGATTGTCCGGGCGGGGATACCGGTCTGCGCTCATATAGGCCTGACTCCGCAAACCGCGACCATGCTGAGCGGGTTCAAAGTACAAGGGAAAGACGCTGAAGGGGCCAGGAGACTAATCCAAGCAGCCAAGGATCTTGAAGAGGCCGGGGCCTTTATGATCGTTTTTGAGTGCATACCCCATTCCCTGGCAGCAAAGATCACGGAAGCATTGAAGATACCTACCATAGGAATCGGCGCAGGAAAGGATTGTGACGGCCAGGTTCTTGTGTATCATGACACCGTCGGCCTCTTTGAAAGGTTCATCCCCAAGTTCGCAAAGCAATATATTCAGCTTACGCCCATCATCCGGGATGCGGTTACTCAGTACAAGACGGAAGTCGAGGCAGGGACGTTCCCGGGCCCCGAGCATGTCTTTACAATGAACCAGGAGGAACTTGATAAACTCTATTAG
- a CDS encoding Lrp/AsnC family transcriptional regulator, with protein MTTEKRNIDELDAKIIAMLQSDGRMSNTEIGKSLAVSEATIRGRIKRLIDDEVIQIVAVSNPLKLGFEITGDLYISVDIAKMEHVISSISKFKELWYIVSTTGSSNLNAEFVVKNLEDLHDLVYNRLSKIDGIQKVETAVIIKYVKRRYDFGTPYD; from the coding sequence ATGACCACTGAAAAAAGAAACATTGATGAACTCGATGCAAAGATCATTGCGATGCTTCAGTCGGACGGCAGAATGAGCAACACGGAAATCGGGAAGTCGCTTGCGGTCTCCGAGGCAACGATACGGGGAAGAATAAAACGCCTTATTGATGATGAAGTGATCCAGATCGTTGCCGTATCAAATCCTCTGAAGCTCGGGTTTGAGATCACGGGCGATCTCTATATCAGCGTTGACATAGCAAAGATGGAGCATGTCATCAGCTCGATCAGCAAGTTCAAGGAATTGTGGTACATCGTCTCGACAACCGGCAGCTCCAATTTAAACGCTGAATTTGTCGTTAAAAATCTGGAAGACCTTCACGATCTTGTATACAACCGCCTCAGTAAAATTGACGGTATCCAGAAAGTCGAGACTGCCGTCATTATCAAATACGTAAAACGGAGATACGATTTCGGAACCCCCTATGATTGA